CCGCTCGACGAGTCGACCCGGCATCTGATCGGCTCCGAAGCGCTGAGCCGGATGAAGCCCGGATCGCTCCTGATCAACGTCGCGCGCGGCGGGGTGGTCGACGAGGCAGCACTCTTCGAGGCGCTGAACCGCGCCGACACCGTCGCGGGGGCAGCCCTCGACGTGCACGAGATCGAAGGCGAGGGGACCCGGTCCCGCTTCGCCGACATGGACAACGTCGTCCTCACACCGCACATCGGGGCCATGGCGGTGGATTCTCAGCGCCTGATCGGTGAACGCATCGTCGAACTGGTGCGGGCCCATGACAACGCAAAACTTGACGAGGAGATCCGAGATGGCGAACACGTACTCTGACCGACCCAGCCTGAGCCGCGCTGACGCCAAGCGTCTGCGACTTCGCAACGGCCTGGCCGATGACAAGCCGGTAGTGGCGGTCGGCGCCCACGACGCGATGAGCGCCCGGCTGATCGGGAACTACGACTTCGACGCCGTGTGGGTGAGCGGGTTCGGCGTCTCGGCCATGGCCTACGGCCTTCCGGACCTCAACCTGGTGACCATGAGCGAGACCCTTGCGGTGACCCGTGCGATCGAGGGTGTCACCGAGCTGCCGGTGGTCGTCGACTGCGACAACGGCTTCGGCGGGTTCAGCAACGTCGTGCGCACCGCCGTCGAGTTCGACCGCGCCGGTGTGGCGGCCGTCTGCATCGAGGACAACCTCTTCCCCAAGCGCAACAGCCTCTACCAGGGCAAGTCCAAGCGAGAGCTGATCCCGGTCAAGGAGCAGTCTCGTCGGCTCAAGGCCGCGGTGGAGGGCAGGGACTCCGAGCTGTTCGTGGTCATCGCGCGCGTCGAGGCCCTGATCGCAGGACACGGTGTCGACGCCGCCATGGAGCGCGCCACCGCGTACGCAGAGGCCGGCGCGGACGCGATCCTGATCCACAGTAAGGACAAGACGCTCACCGAGATCACCGACTTCCTCGACGCCTGGCATGCCACCGGCATCGACAAGCCGCTGGTCGCCGTGCCGACCTTGTTCCCCGACTACACCGCCGACGAGCTGCACGCGAAGGGCTTCTCGATGGTGATCCTGGCCAACC
This genomic window from Nocardioides cynanchi contains:
- a CDS encoding isocitrate lyase/phosphoenolpyruvate mutase family protein, which produces MANTYSDRPSLSRADAKRLRLRNGLADDKPVVAVGAHDAMSARLIGNYDFDAVWVSGFGVSAMAYGLPDLNLVTMSETLAVTRAIEGVTELPVVVDCDNGFGGFSNVVRTAVEFDRAGVAAVCIEDNLFPKRNSLYQGKSKRELIPVKEQSRRLKAAVEGRDSELFVVIARVEALIAGHGVDAAMERATAYAEAGADAILIHSKDKTLTEITDFLDAWHATGIDKPLVAVPTLFPDYTADELHAKGFSMVILANQPMRAAVKAMEDTLEILDKERKPAAADPTIASVNHVFDLVLTTETIQAEEADEEA